The nucleotide sequence TAAATCCTACTTCCCCTTTTCCCATTCTCTTAAAGCAATTCCGTATCGAACACCCCGTTCGCTTACAATCAATTCGTTGAACTTTCCGAATTTCATAAACTCTAATAGTATCAAAGTGCCGGCTGTTATGATATCAGCCCGTCCTTCAGTTGCATTGGATAATTCACGGATTTCTTCTGTCCGCATCGAGCATAATCGCTTAAAAATGTTGTTAATAGTTTCAAACGAAAGTTTGTATCCGCTAATTTTATTAACATTAAAATCTTTTAAGTCCTGATCGATAGAAGCCAAAGTTGTCGGGGTGCCAGCAACTCCAATCAATCTTGCATTAGTAAAATCGAACTTACCTAATTTAGTGAGTGCGTTATTCACAAATTCGGTTGCTAATTGAATTTCAGCTTGAATGGGGGGGTTGTTTCTAAAAAAACGTTCCGATACTCTAACAGCTCCAACAGTAATCGAGTTAGCGCAGGTAACTTCTTTCAATGTTCCTTCCGAAATTTCGGTGCTGCCGCCACCAATATCTAATACAACAATTTTTCCTTCATCGCTAATTCCGCTGACGGCTCCACGATAACTCCAATAAGCTTCTTCTTTTCCTTCTAAAATTTCTACTTCTATACCGGTTTCAGCTTTTAGCGTTATTACAAACTCATCCTTGTTTGCCGCTTCACGAAGCACGCTTGTTCCGAAGGCTATAATTTTTTCGGGTTTATGAATTTCAATTATCTTTTGATATTCACGGAAAACATCAATTACACGACCGAAGGCAGGTTTTCCAATAAATCCATCGGCATCAATGTTCTTGCCGATTCGCGGAGTTCGCTGTTCGTATGCAAGCGTTTGAATTTGACCGTCATCAATTTCTGCTATTAAAAGCAATACAGTATTTGTTCCGATATCGATAGTTGCGATTCTCATATCTTATCCTTTATGGATTTGTATTATGATTTTTGTAGGGCGAAAGCCAACCATTCGCCTTCGGTTAATTTTTCTATAATTTTTAGATTAAATTTTTCAATCCCCGATAAAAAAGGTTTGTCATCTATAAGTAATAAACCTGAGAACAAAATCACACGCTCGGATTTAATACGTTTAACAATGTCGGGAAGCATTTCTAAAATCGTATTAAACATTATATTTGCAGTTATCAGATCGTATTTAGTTTCAGGTAGGGAAGCTAAAGCTGAATCTGATATCTCGATTTTGTCCGCTAAATTGTTAGCTGCTACATTTTCTTTTGCGTTATCAATCGACCACTCGTCGTTGTCAATACCAAGGGCACGGCTGCCTCCTAATTTGATAGCGGCAATCGCTAAAATTCCGGTTCCTGTTCCAACATCTAATACTACATCGTTTTTTTTAATATATTTTTCAAGAAGTCGAAGAGTCAATCGCGTAGTCTCGTGGTAGCCAGTCCCGAACGACATTTTCGGATCAATTTGAATAACAATTCTTCCCGAAGTATTTTCATAATTTGCCCACGAGGGTTTGATGGTTATTTTATTTCCAACCTCAATCGGCTGTATAGATTTTTCCCAAACATCGTTCCAATTCTCTTCTTGAATTTCTTTTATTTTTATATCCGAATTAGACGACAGCGTGCGAATTAAATTTTTGATTTCGGTTTTGAGTAACTCAAACTTCTCTTCACTCCATAGTGATTTATCTATGTAGCAGAGAAGTTCTGTATCAGTTTCTCCGAAGCCGTGGCAGCCAAGTTCGACCATTGTTGGCAGCAGTAATTCTTGTTGTGGTTTGCTCGCACTTATTGATATTTCAAGATAAGTTTTCATTCCCCGATGTGTTTTGTTAGTTTAATAATTCCGGTAAATTACATTCAACAGAACTTTGCCAACAACCTCAAGACTTTGAGGCGAGCATTTGTCGGGGGTGTCTTCCATCGTGTGCCAGTACCGGTTGGAATCGTCCGGGTAGTTGAAGTCAATTAAGTTAATTGTTTTAATACCGACTTCATTTAGCGGCAGGTGGTCGTCAATTATTTCGAGACCGGGTTCATCAACGAATTCAGGCAAGTTCAAATCTTTAGCGATTGACCAAACAAGTTTTATTATATCGGGTGCGTAACGGAGCGAGTAGCCTTCCTTTGGGATTTCGAGTTGTGCATCTCCAATCATATCCAACAAAATTCCGAACATCGGATTGTAATTTGCAGGTTTATTCTTTGCAAAATATTTTGATCCTCTCAAATATGCGGGAACATCGGTAGGTTTTGCATAATCTTCGCCGTCGAATAAAATTATATCAACACCAATCGGAGGTGGATTATTTTTTAAAATTCTTGCAACTTCAATTAAAACGGCTACACCGCTCGCCCCGTCGTTGGCACCATCTATTGGTTTGTCGTGATTCTTCGGGTCGAGGTCTTGGTCAGCCCACGGATGTGTATCCCAATGTGCCGCGAGTAGAATTCTTTTTTCAGAAGTTTTATTGAAGGAAGCAATAACATTAGTCAACGATAGATTTTTCCCATAAGCGACGTCGTTAAAGTTTTGGAGCTTCACTTCGTCAGCGTACTTTTGCAACTCGATATTCAAGTAGTCGAGACATTGCTTATGTGCATTCGTATTTGGAACACGAGGCCCAAAACTCACCTGTGCTTCTAAATAACGAAACGCATTATCAGCATCGAATGATGGGACTGAAATATTCTGTTTTTCTGCAACCTGTTCAGGTTTTTCCGGTTTATTTTCAGTACATCCAATCAAAAGTGCAATTAATATGAAAAGCCATAACCTCATAATTTGTCTGTAACTTACAAAAATAAAGTTAAAGGTGCAAGAAAAACTTACTTTATTTTGCTAATACTTCCACTATGGCATCCTGAATATCCCTGTAATCTTTTAGCTTGGTATAAAAATCCGGTAATACATTGTTAAAGAAGATTGAAAATGCTAACGTGTCATTATTTGAATTACGTAAATAACCGGAGAGCGACAGTGCATCGGAATGTGTTCCGGTTTTACCTCGAAAATTATTTTTGACATTTCCGGTTTGAAACCTGTTTTTCAAGGTTCCATCAACACCCGCAATAGATAAAGTGGAATAAAACCGATTATATTTTTGGTTTCGATGATAGTAGGAAAGAAGTTTTACAACCGCATTTGACGACAACAGATTGTAACGCGAAACACCGGAACCGTCGGCAATAACGATTTTGTTTGTATCAATTTCGATTGAAGATAGAAATTTATTAACCAAAGAAATACTTGCTTCAGAGTTGCCACGGGTTTTTAAAATTTCAGCCGACAAAGTTTTTAATAAGTTCTCGGAAGCCATATTGTTACTGTTCTTATTAATCTCAGACAAAACTGAGTCGATTGGACGGTCAATAGCTGCAACAGGTTTACCTCTGCTGATTGTATCAATCAAAACCGTTCCTTCAATTTTGATATTTGATTGTTCAAGTTTTTTTCTCAAAAGTTGAAGCGTAAAAAGTTCCGGCTTCCAAACACTCACGGCAAATTCTTTTCCTTTGCTGTCGAGTGGAATGTATCCCGAAACAGTGATTATATTATTGCGTTCTTTCCGGTTACGAATAACCGATAATTTTTCAATTGCGGTATCATTTATCGCGGATGTAATTGCGGAGTTGATGATATGAACATACTCGGTTTCTGGTTCGATTGTTACCTTTACTGTTTCTCCAATCTTCGCCCCCGGTGTAACGAATATTTTTACTGAATTTCCATTAATAGTTAGTGGAGTTATGAAAGCTGCGAATGGTTCCGGCTCGTCGTCCCACATCCAACCCTTCCCCCAATAATTATCGTCGAAAAAAGAAACATCTCCAATCAAATTGCCTTTAATTCTTTTAATTTTTTTGGTGAATAAATAATTTAATAGAGAATCCAAATCTCCGGTTTGAAGCAGTGGGTCGCCATAGCCCTTTAGGTATAAATTGCCATTTAGAATTGAATCAACAATTTCGCCGTCGGTAATCAGTTCGGTTTTGAAATAAAAATCTGCCGACATCAATTCAATTGCCGCACCTGTTGTGATTAATTTCATATTCGATGCAGGACGGAAAAGCTTGTTCGGATTCTTTTCGTAGATCGTTTCATTTTTTGTGAGATTAACTACTTTGATTCCAACAAAAGCAGCATCTAAAAGTTTGTTATTCAGAAGTGAATCAATTATCGATGTCCTGGTTTCATTTGAAACTATAGATATTGATTCTCCGGTCAGTTGTTCGGTAACAGGTTTTGAAATCGAACAACCCAAAAGAGAAGTGAATAACAAAACTGAAGTAATAAAAATTTGATGTATTCTCATATTTTCAACAGTTTTATTTAATTTTAATCAAAATATTCGTGAAACGGAAATCAGCTGTTGTTTGGATTTTTTGGGAAGGGGAGTGAGCGTTATAAAGGAACACGGATAAATATTGCTTGTTTATCCTTGGTTTATAGTTCGTTCGTTATGCGGGGACTTGCGTGTGGAGTTCGTGAACATACTCAATTGCGCGGAGTGCTGCAATAGTTCCGTCTGACACGGCGGTAGTTATTTGACGATAACGTTTGGCGCGTGAATCGCCGGCGGCGAACACACCAGGTATGTTCGTCTCCATAAACTCATTTGTTACGATTTCATTCCGTTCGTTCAATTCAATCAAACCTTTAATACTTTTTGTATTTGGTTCGTATCCGATTAGTATGAACACACCATCGACGTGCATTTCGATAATTTCACCGGTTACCTGATGTTCAATTTTTATTTTTTCCAGTTTTTCAGTACCGATGAACTCATTGATTTTCGATTCCATAATGAAACTGATTTTGTCGTTGTTACGGGCTTCTTCAACTGCGTGAGGAGATGCCTGGAAATGATCGAACTGATGTACAACTGTAACGTGTTTAGCATATTTCGTCAGCGATACAGCTTCTTCGAGAGCCGAGTTGCCGCCTCCGACGACTATGATTTCTTTGTCTTGGAAAAAATCGCCGTCGCACGTGGCGCAGTACGAAATTCCACGCCCTTTAAATTCTTCTTCACCGGGAACGTTTAATGTGCGCGACTTCCCGCCGGTTGCAAGAATGATTGCATCGGATGTGTATAAATCTTTTCCGCTTACTTCAACCGATTTTACATCTTCACTCAGTGAAAGATTTGTTATTCGCACATTCGATTTGATTGTTGCACCGTATTTTAGTGCCTGACTTTTCATTTGCCGTGCGAGCTGATATCCGCTGATTGTATCAATGCCCGGATAATTTGCAACTTCGTGCGTAAGAACGGTTTGCCCGCCAACCGCACCTTCGTTTATGATTAATGTTTTTACTTTTCCGCGTGATAAATATATTCCTGCAGTTAATCCGGCTGGTCCGGCTCCGATAACAATTACGTCGTAGTGTTCTCTGTTCATTTGGTAAAGTGTTGTTCGAGGATTGTACTTATCTGATCTATTGTTTGGATGCTGCTTGTCGCTTTGGCAACTTTACCTTCTTTGAAATAAACCGTGAAAGGTAAGCCGTTGAAGTTTTTCGTTTCAGGGAGCGTACGTATAACTTTTGAGACGGGGTGATCGAATGGCATATCCGAAAATTTTACGTGAGTATAATTTGGCTCAAGCTCTTCCATCGCCTCGTAAACGGGAATACACATCGGTCCCATTCGACCGCAGCAAATCATTATGTTTTCGTTTTCAGTTAATATATTTTTAAACTCATCTTCAGATGTAATATGAGTAAGATTTGTTTGAAGCATTTTATTCCTTTCGTAAAATTTTGATATAAAAGATTTTCTAATGTATGAGATGCAATGG is from Bacteroidota bacterium and encodes:
- a CDS encoding Ppx/GppA phosphatase family protein, translated to MRIATIDIGTNTVLLLIAEIDDGQIQTLAYEQRTPRIGKNIDADGFIGKPAFGRVIDVFREYQKIIEIHKPEKIIAFGTSVLREAANKDEFVITLKAETGIEVEILEGKEEAYWSYRGAVSGISDEGKIVVLDIGGGSTEISEGTLKEVTCANSITVGAVRVSERFFRNNPPIQAEIQLATEFVNNALTKLGKFDFTNARLIGVAGTPTTLASIDQDLKDFNVNKISGYKLSFETINNIFKRLCSMRTEEIRELSNATEGRADIITAGTLILLEFMKFGKFNELIVSERGVRYGIALREWEKGK
- the prmA gene encoding 50S ribosomal protein L11 methyltransferase, which gives rise to MKTYLEISISASKPQQELLLPTMVELGCHGFGETDTELLCYIDKSLWSEEKFELLKTEIKNLIRTLSSNSDIKIKEIQEENWNDVWEKSIQPIEVGNKITIKPSWANYENTSGRIVIQIDPKMSFGTGYHETTRLTLRLLEKYIKKNDVVLDVGTGTGILAIAAIKLGGSRALGIDNDEWSIDNAKENVAANNLADKIEISDSALASLPETKYDLITANIMFNTILEMLPDIVKRIKSERVILFSGLLLIDDKPFLSGIEKFNLKIIEKLTEGEWLAFALQKS
- a CDS encoding M28 family peptidase; the encoded protein is MRLWLFILIALLIGCTENKPEKPEQVAEKQNISVPSFDADNAFRYLEAQVSFGPRVPNTNAHKQCLDYLNIELQKYADEVKLQNFNDVAYGKNLSLTNVIASFNKTSEKRILLAAHWDTHPWADQDLDPKNHDKPIDGANDGASGVAVLIEVARILKNNPPPIGVDIILFDGEDYAKPTDVPAYLRGSKYFAKNKPANYNPMFGILLDMIGDAQLEIPKEGYSLRYAPDIIKLVWSIAKDLNLPEFVDEPGLEIIDDHLPLNEVGIKTINLIDFNYPDDSNRYWHTMEDTPDKCSPQSLEVVGKVLLNVIYRNY
- the dacB gene encoding D-alanyl-D-alanine carboxypeptidase/D-alanyl-D-alanine-endopeptidase, producing the protein MRIHQIFITSVLLFTSLLGCSISKPVTEQLTGESISIVSNETRTSIIDSLLNNKLLDAAFVGIKVVNLTKNETIYEKNPNKLFRPASNMKLITTGAAIELMSADFYFKTELITDGEIVDSILNGNLYLKGYGDPLLQTGDLDSLLNYLFTKKIKRIKGNLIGDVSFFDDNYWGKGWMWDDEPEPFAAFITPLTINGNSVKIFVTPGAKIGETVKVTIEPETEYVHIINSAITSAINDTAIEKLSVIRNRKERNNIITVSGYIPLDSKGKEFAVSVWKPELFTLQLLRKKLEQSNIKIEGTVLIDTISRGKPVAAIDRPIDSVLSEINKNSNNMASENLLKTLSAEILKTRGNSEASISLVNKFLSSIEIDTNKIVIADGSGVSRYNLLSSNAVVKLLSYYHRNQKYNRFYSTLSIAGVDGTLKNRFQTGNVKNNFRGKTGTHSDALSLSGYLRNSNNDTLAFSIFFNNVLPDFYTKLKDYRDIQDAIVEVLAK
- the trxB gene encoding thioredoxin-disulfide reductase; translation: MNREHYDVIVIGAGPAGLTAGIYLSRGKVKTLIINEGAVGGQTVLTHEVANYPGIDTISGYQLARQMKSQALKYGATIKSNVRITNLSLSEDVKSVEVSGKDLYTSDAIILATGGKSRTLNVPGEEEFKGRGISYCATCDGDFFQDKEIIVVGGGNSALEEAVSLTKYAKHVTVVHQFDHFQASPHAVEEARNNDKISFIMESKINEFIGTEKLEKIKIEHQVTGEIIEMHVDGVFILIGYEPNTKSIKGLIELNERNEIVTNEFMETNIPGVFAAGDSRAKRYRQITTAVSDGTIAALRAIEYVHELHTQVPA
- a CDS encoding thioredoxin, yielding MLQTNLTHITSEDEFKNILTENENIMICCGRMGPMCIPVYEAMEELEPNYTHVKFSDMPFDHPVSKVIRTLPETKNFNGLPFTVYFKEGKVAKATSSIQTIDQISTILEQHFTK